The following proteins are co-located in the Triticum aestivum cultivar Chinese Spring chromosome 1A, IWGSC CS RefSeq v2.1, whole genome shotgun sequence genome:
- the LOC123128012 gene encoding GDSL esterase/lipase At1g09390 — protein sequence MVRMLRGLVILAAAVVALQCCELPRRADGRCVLFNFGDSNSDTGSLPAAYGFYLGPPAGRRFFNRTTGRWSDGRLYIDFIAESLGIRYLSPYLESSGSNFADGVNFAVAGAAAASNQSAIPFTMATQVNQFLHFKNRTRELRPLGQGSMLPEEDFRGAVYSIDVGQNDITLAFLANLTLPEIVADGGPLAAVAAKVEEAVRALYGSGARKFWVYNTGPIGCLPQTLALRQRPGDELDPAGCLARYNAAARALNAGLAAACRRLADEYCGSATVVCTDMYAVKYDLFANHDQYGIERPLMACCGHGGPPYNYVNLKTCGQPTATACPEGERHVSWDGVHYTEDANAIVASKILSGDFSQPRTKLQALCK from the exons ATGGTAAGAATGCTTCGAGGGCTCGTgatcctcgccgccgccgtcgtcgccctgcAGTGCTGTGAGCTCCCACGCAGGGCGGATGGCAGGTGCGTCCTGTTCAACTTCGGCGACTCCAACTCCGACACGGGCTCCCTCCCTGCCGCCTACGGCTTCTACCTCGGCCCGCCCGCCGGCCGCCGCTTCTTCAACCGGACCACCGGCCGCTGGTCGGACGGCCGCCTCTACATCGACTTCATTG CCGAGAGCCTGGGGATCAGGTACCTGAGCCCGTACCTGGAGTCGTCGGGTTCCAACTTCGCCGACGGAGTGAACTTcgcggtggccggggcggcggcggcgagcaaccAGAGCGCCATCCCGTTCACCATGGCCACGCAGGTGAACCAGTTTTTGCATTTCAAGAACCGGACCCGGGAGCTCCGGCCGCTGGGGCAGGGCTCGATGCTCCCGGAGGAGGACTTCCGGGGAGCCGTGTACTCGATCGACGTCGGGCAGAACGACATCACGCTCGCCTTCCTTGCGAACCTCACGCTGCCGGAGATCGTCGCGGACGGCGGCCCGCTCGCCGCGGTCGCCGCCAAGGTCGAGGAGGCCGTCCGGGCGCTGTACGGCAGCGGCGCGCGCAAGTTCTGGGTGTACAACACGGGGCCCATCGGGTGCCTGCCGCAGACGCTGGCGCTGCGGCAGAGGCCCGGCGACGAGCTCGACCCCGCCGGCTGCCTCGCCCGCTACAACGCCGCCGCCCGGGCGCTCAACGCCGGCCTCGCCGCGGCGTGCCGCCGGCTCGCGGACGAGTACTGCGGGAGCGCGACCGTGGTGTGCACCGACATGTACGCCGTCAAGTACGACCTGTTCGCCAACCACGACCAGTACGGCATCGAGCGGCCGCTGATGGCGTGCTGCGGCCACGGCGGGCCGCCGTACAACTACGTGAACCTCAAGACGTGTGGGCAGCCGACGGCGACGGCGTGCCCGGAGGGGGAGAGGCACGTGAGCTGGGACGGCGTGCACTACACCGAGGACGCCAACGCTATCGTCGCCTCCAAGATACTCTCCGGCGACTTCTCCCAGCCGCGCACCAAGCTACAGGCACTGTGCAAATAA